The following coding sequences lie in one Pseudarthrobacter phenanthrenivorans Sphe3 genomic window:
- a CDS encoding cupin domain-containing protein: MAVQSLEAKSFDEPDEKRRPPKTQVDVVTLGDATLGRFTFEPGWRWSETVKTVVHTDSCQVNHVGICTAGTLTVRMEDGSQATVTPGHAYTIPAGHDAWVEGDEPFVGYEVMSAATFAKPV; the protein is encoded by the coding sequence ATGGCTGTACAAAGCCTTGAAGCGAAGTCGTTCGATGAGCCCGACGAAAAGCGGCGCCCGCCCAAGACGCAGGTGGACGTGGTGACCCTCGGTGACGCAACGCTGGGCCGGTTCACGTTCGAGCCGGGGTGGCGCTGGTCCGAGACGGTGAAAACCGTGGTCCACACGGACAGCTGCCAGGTCAACCACGTGGGGATCTGCACCGCCGGAACGCTGACGGTGCGGATGGAGGACGGATCGCAGGCTACTGTCACCCCTGGCCACGCCTACACCATCCCGGCCGGCCACGATGCCTGGGTTGAGGGCGACGAGCCGTTCGTCGGTTATGAAGTCATGAGCGCTGCCACCTTCGCCAAGCCTGTTTAG
- a CDS encoding LPXTG cell wall anchor domain-containing protein, producing MGLIITLLIIWLVLSILGFVIEGLLWLALIGLLLFAATAVWGWMKRKTRA from the coding sequence ATGGGACTAATAATCACACTGCTTATCATCTGGCTCGTTCTGTCCATCCTGGGCTTCGTCATCGAGGGCCTGCTGTGGCTCGCGCTGATCGGGCTGCTGCTGTTCGCTGCCACCGCCGTCTGGGGCTGGATGAAGCGCAAAACCCGGGCCTGA
- a CDS encoding SHOCT domain-containing protein: protein MMWGYGQGMGMMWLWSLLLVIGIVLLVLLAVWASRGGIQGRPGDGGRGGSYPPAGGSRAREILDERFARGELTEDQYRDHLRVLNEGR from the coding sequence ATGATGTGGGGCTACGGACAGGGCATGGGGATGATGTGGCTCTGGAGCCTTCTCCTGGTCATCGGAATTGTGCTCCTGGTGCTGTTGGCGGTGTGGGCATCCAGGGGTGGAATACAGGGCCGGCCGGGTGACGGCGGACGCGGCGGCAGCTATCCGCCGGCGGGCGGAAGCAGGGCCCGGGAGATCCTTGATGAACGCTTCGCCCGAGGGGAACTGACCGAGGACCAGTACCGGGACCACCTCAGGGTGCTCAACGAGGGACGGTAG
- the ykgO gene encoding type B 50S ribosomal protein L36 codes for MKVRNSLRALKKIPGAQIVRRRGRTFVINKKNPRMKARQG; via the coding sequence ATGAAAGTACGTAATTCACTGCGGGCACTGAAGAAAATCCCCGGCGCTCAGATCGTCCGCCGCCGGGGACGCACCTTCGTGATCAACAAGAAGAACCCGCGGATGAAGGCGCGCCAGGGCTGA
- a CDS encoding four-helix bundle copper-binding protein, whose protein sequence is MTHGQSMLDSHPKALASIDRIKLADCIRACYECAQTCSACADTCLNEDMAAELTTCIRTNLDCVDICAAAGKILSRHAGDTAEAARAMLEACRTACVACADECGRRASIRRHCELCAEACSRAELACAELLSSLAEYREGSK, encoded by the coding sequence ATGACACATGGACAATCCATGCTGGACAGCCACCCCAAGGCACTCGCAAGCATCGACAGGATCAAACTCGCCGACTGCATTCGGGCCTGCTACGAATGCGCACAAACATGCAGCGCCTGCGCAGACACCTGCCTGAACGAGGACATGGCTGCCGAGCTCACCACATGTATCCGCACCAATCTCGACTGCGTCGACATCTGCGCCGCCGCCGGCAAGATCCTTTCCAGGCATGCCGGTGATACCGCCGAGGCTGCACGCGCAATGCTTGAAGCGTGCCGCACCGCCTGTGTTGCATGCGCTGACGAGTGTGGCAGGCGGGCCTCGATCCGCCGGCACTGCGAGCTCTGCGCGGAAGCCTGCTCGCGGGCAGAGCTCGCCTGCGCCGAACTCCTCTCCTCGCTGGCTGAGTACAGGGAGGGGTCCAAATGA
- a CDS encoding DUF3040 domain-containing protein, producing the protein MALSEEERRRLEKLEQELASSDPDLYQRLQAGAPGRKQREAAAMAWGVLTLIAAFTVVIVGIATDLVIVGAVGFLLMIGGAHWFLKGYSLQHGHGETPQT; encoded by the coding sequence ATGGCATTGTCCGAGGAAGAGCGCAGGCGCCTTGAAAAGCTTGAACAGGAACTGGCGTCCAGCGATCCGGACCTGTACCAGAGACTGCAGGCCGGCGCGCCCGGAAGGAAACAAAGGGAGGCCGCTGCGATGGCCTGGGGAGTCCTGACGCTCATAGCCGCATTCACGGTCGTCATTGTGGGGATTGCGACCGACCTCGTCATTGTCGGCGCCGTCGGCTTCCTCCTGATGATTGGCGGGGCGCACTGGTTCCTCAAGGGCTACAGCCTCCAACACGGGCACGGGGAGACGCCACAAACCTGA
- a CDS encoding four-helix bundle copper-binding protein, with product MTHHVTSMLDTYPKDLGGVDKEKLAACIAACFECAQTCTACADACLSEDMVAELTKCIRTNLDCADICAATGNVLSRHTGYDANITRALLEACRTACKGCGDECEQHAGMHAHCRVCAEACRRCETACQDLLSSLG from the coding sequence ATGACCCATCATGTGACATCCATGCTCGATACCTACCCGAAGGATCTTGGCGGGGTGGACAAGGAGAAACTTGCCGCCTGCATCGCAGCCTGCTTTGAATGTGCGCAGACCTGCACCGCCTGCGCCGATGCCTGCCTTAGTGAAGACATGGTCGCCGAGTTGACCAAGTGCATCCGGACCAACCTGGACTGCGCGGACATCTGCGCTGCCACCGGCAATGTCCTGTCCCGGCACACCGGGTATGACGCGAACATCACCCGCGCCCTCCTGGAGGCCTGCCGCACCGCGTGCAAAGGATGCGGTGATGAGTGTGAACAGCACGCCGGAATGCACGCGCACTGCCGGGTCTGCGCCGAGGCATGCCGCCGTTGCGAGACGGCTTGCCAGGACCTGCTGTCCTCGCTCGGTTAA
- a CDS encoding DUF305 domain-containing protein — MSAQQYPESHREDAKGPSQQKAGRQGQEPRDTAGHGGKGHGGSGHGWARMYLKFAAILLVSLGLMWVLSMSMIRTIDHFYFNLSNFWMALLMVSAMAIVMVVGMWSMFANRKANIAMLVGFAVLFAGVFGLGRTETFVGDEQFLKSMIPHHSRAILVCQESTITDPEIVELCDQIVKSQQEEISQMQSILDRYGSD, encoded by the coding sequence ATGAGTGCACAGCAATATCCGGAAAGCCATCGCGAGGACGCGAAGGGACCCTCACAGCAGAAGGCCGGGCGTCAGGGGCAAGAACCGCGCGATACCGCCGGCCATGGCGGGAAGGGACATGGCGGAAGCGGCCATGGCTGGGCCCGGATGTATCTGAAGTTCGCTGCCATCCTGCTGGTCAGCCTCGGGCTGATGTGGGTGCTGTCGATGTCGATGATCCGCACGATCGATCACTTTTATTTCAACCTCAGCAATTTCTGGATGGCGCTGCTGATGGTGTCGGCGATGGCGATCGTCATGGTGGTTGGCATGTGGTCGATGTTTGCGAACAGGAAAGCGAACATTGCCATGCTGGTGGGTTTCGCAGTGCTCTTCGCAGGCGTTTTCGGACTGGGGCGGACGGAGACGTTCGTGGGCGATGAACAGTTCCTGAAGTCCATGATTCCGCATCACTCCCGCGCAATCCTGGTCTGCCAGGAATCAACCATCACTGATCCTGAGATCGTTGAGCTCTGCGATCAAATCGTGAAGTCCCAACAAGAAGAGATATCGCAGATGCAGTCGATCCTTGACCGGTACGGCTCCGACTGA
- a CDS encoding TrkH family potassium uptake protein: MARRVVPRHPAQLIVVGFVLAIAAGTGLLMLPAAATGPQGASLLEALFTATSAVCVTGLITVDTPVFWSGFGQAVILFLIQVGGFGVMSFGTLLAVLTARRLGLRSRMLAAAETKSHGFGDVRRVLLGVFLITVIVEAAVALILTLHFQLGYGYPPGEALWHGVFHSISAFNNAGFALYSDNLMGFVGDPWVCLPIAAAVILGGLGFPVLFELRRQFRRPVMWSMNTKLVLVGSVALLAGGTVFLTAAEWSNPATLGGLPPQDRILGGFFQSVITRTAGFNSVDIGQMHPVSWMGMDILMFIGGGPAGTAGGLKITTFAVLFFILATELRGDTAVNIFGKRLSRAVHRQAISVVLLAIALVTASTMFLMLITDFGQERILFEVVSAFATVGLSTGITAAMPPAGQVVLILLMFIGRLGPVTLGTALALRSRPIMYEYPKERPLIG, encoded by the coding sequence TTGGCACGCAGGGTGGTGCCGCGGCACCCGGCCCAACTCATCGTCGTCGGCTTCGTCCTGGCCATCGCAGCGGGGACGGGCCTCCTGATGCTGCCCGCCGCCGCCACCGGACCACAGGGCGCCTCGCTGCTGGAAGCACTGTTCACCGCCACCTCCGCCGTATGCGTCACCGGGCTGATCACGGTGGACACGCCGGTTTTCTGGAGCGGGTTCGGGCAGGCCGTCATCCTGTTCCTGATCCAGGTGGGCGGGTTCGGCGTGATGTCCTTCGGCACGCTCCTGGCCGTGCTGACCGCCCGCCGGCTGGGCCTGCGCTCCCGCATGCTGGCCGCCGCGGAGACCAAAAGCCACGGCTTCGGCGATGTCCGCCGGGTCCTGCTGGGCGTCTTCCTCATCACGGTGATCGTGGAGGCTGCCGTGGCGCTCATCCTCACGCTGCACTTCCAGCTGGGCTACGGCTACCCGCCCGGCGAAGCCCTCTGGCACGGGGTCTTCCATTCCATCTCCGCGTTCAACAACGCAGGATTCGCGCTGTATTCGGACAACCTGATGGGATTCGTGGGCGATCCCTGGGTGTGCCTCCCCATCGCGGCCGCGGTGATCCTCGGCGGGCTGGGCTTTCCCGTCCTGTTCGAACTTCGGCGCCAGTTCCGCCGGCCGGTGATGTGGAGCATGAACACCAAGCTGGTCCTGGTGGGCAGCGTGGCGCTCCTTGCCGGCGGCACCGTTTTCCTGACGGCCGCCGAGTGGAGCAACCCGGCCACCCTGGGCGGGCTGCCGCCCCAGGACCGGATCCTGGGCGGGTTCTTCCAGTCCGTGATCACCCGCACCGCCGGCTTCAACAGCGTGGACATCGGCCAGATGCACCCGGTGTCCTGGATGGGCATGGACATCCTGATGTTCATCGGCGGCGGTCCGGCCGGTACCGCGGGCGGCCTCAAAATCACCACGTTCGCGGTGCTGTTCTTCATCCTGGCCACCGAACTGCGCGGCGATACTGCCGTGAACATCTTCGGCAAGCGGCTCTCCCGCGCCGTGCACCGGCAGGCGATCTCCGTGGTGCTCCTGGCCATCGCCCTGGTCACGGCGTCCACCATGTTCCTGATGCTGATCACCGACTTCGGGCAGGAACGGATCCTGTTCGAAGTGGTCTCGGCGTTTGCCACCGTGGGACTCTCCACCGGCATCACCGCCGCCATGCCTCCCGCCGGGCAGGTGGTGCTGATCCTGCTCATGTTCATCGGCAGGCTGGGCCCGGTGACCCTAGGCACGGCGCTGGCGCTGCGGAGCCGGCCCATCATGTACGAATACCCGAAGGAAAGGCCGCTCATTGGCTAA
- a CDS encoding GTP-binding protein codes for MFVTVVSSLDVFARQKACAVLAAEVPGALVVFHDLLEGGVVVRRVFRDGQCLERHESTLEHGCLSCTVRLDVVPALERLAQQGSHVILGLPAAVESSMAVGALLKGLGSGVTVDSVVLACAPDALEDQLWDHHTLFESGFTPVAEDDRTPGEFLVGELSFSDTVVLSDPALVPVDPALRARGVQLLRELAPHAVVSDADGAVRLGRHRLAKAMARRLPGSVRVPEQPSAPFSTVVHRIRRPLHPERFRHALKALAEGSCWLRGRLWVASAPGCRIALQGIGPRVWLENTGHWLADREPAEREALLLTPPAADEAGLDWHPEYGDRGTVLAVTGDDVDAAEVAALLNACGLTDEEMASAAASFEDPFGLNEPTETHQRSN; via the coding sequence ATGTTCGTGACTGTTGTGAGTTCCCTTGACGTGTTTGCCCGGCAGAAAGCCTGCGCCGTGCTGGCTGCGGAGGTGCCCGGCGCCCTGGTGGTTTTCCATGACCTGCTCGAAGGCGGAGTGGTTGTCCGGCGCGTCTTCAGGGACGGCCAGTGCCTGGAGCGCCACGAGTCCACCCTCGAGCACGGGTGCCTGAGCTGCACGGTCCGGCTGGATGTTGTCCCGGCCCTGGAGCGGCTGGCCCAGCAGGGATCGCACGTCATCCTGGGGCTGCCGGCGGCGGTGGAGTCGTCCATGGCCGTGGGTGCACTGCTGAAGGGACTGGGCAGCGGGGTCACCGTGGACTCGGTGGTGCTGGCCTGCGCTCCTGACGCTTTGGAGGACCAGCTGTGGGACCACCACACCCTGTTCGAGTCCGGGTTCACCCCGGTCGCGGAGGATGACCGGACGCCGGGGGAATTCCTGGTGGGGGAGCTGTCCTTCAGCGACACGGTCGTCCTGTCCGACCCCGCCCTGGTTCCGGTGGACCCTGCGCTGCGCGCCCGTGGCGTCCAGCTGCTCAGGGAGCTGGCTCCCCATGCCGTGGTTTCAGATGCCGACGGCGCCGTGCGGCTGGGCAGGCACCGCCTGGCAAAGGCCATGGCGCGAAGGCTGCCGGGCTCGGTGCGGGTGCCGGAACAGCCTTCGGCACCCTTCTCCACTGTGGTGCACCGGATCCGGCGCCCGCTTCACCCGGAGCGCTTCCGCCATGCGCTGAAGGCACTCGCCGAAGGGTCCTGCTGGTTGCGCGGAAGGCTGTGGGTGGCCTCCGCCCCCGGTTGCCGGATCGCCCTCCAGGGGATTGGACCGAGGGTCTGGCTCGAAAACACCGGACACTGGCTGGCTGACCGCGAGCCGGCTGAGCGCGAAGCACTGCTGCTTACCCCGCCGGCAGCCGACGAGGCCGGGCTGGACTGGCACCCCGAGTACGGCGACCGCGGAACGGTCCTTGCCGTCACCGGTGACGACGTGGATGCCGCTGAAGTCGCCGCGCTGCTGAACGCGTGCGGACTGACCGACGAGGAGATGGCCTCCGCCGCCGCCTCGTTCGAGGACCCGTTCGGGCTGAACGAACCAACCGAAACACACCAAAGGAGCAACTGA
- a CDS encoding MerR family transcriptional regulator: MAAKTGSTTMHIGELAERTGLSLRTIRHYDDVGLLPATARTEGGFRVYSQDDVERLMVIKQLKPLGFSLEEMAEILELFSVHQGAEPSAEERARLVMFLEKAVHERAKMARNLAQADQLIERLSGHT; the protein is encoded by the coding sequence ATGGCGGCCAAAACCGGCAGCACCACCATGCACATCGGCGAACTGGCAGAACGGACAGGTTTGTCCCTGCGCACCATCAGGCATTACGACGACGTAGGGCTGCTTCCAGCCACGGCCCGCACCGAAGGTGGCTTCCGCGTGTACTCCCAGGACGACGTCGAGCGCCTGATGGTGATCAAGCAGCTGAAGCCGCTGGGGTTCTCGCTGGAAGAGATGGCCGAGATCCTCGAACTTTTTTCCGTCCACCAGGGGGCAGAGCCCAGTGCAGAAGAACGAGCCCGGCTCGTGATGTTCCTTGAGAAGGCCGTCCACGAGCGGGCCAAGATGGCACGCAACCTGGCCCAAGCAGACCAGCTTATCGAACGGCTCAGCGGCCACACCTAA
- a CDS encoding multicopper oxidase family protein, whose protein sequence is MRPISRRQALLLGGLGVASTAAGGAGLLWIINGSDLVAGRDVPAGGGELAQPPEQRSSAGQLEVRLEAAPGLVALAGRQVSALGYNGSIPGPTLRIKAGDTLKIALANRLPQVTNLHLHGLHVSPEGKGDNVFVAVEPGASFDYEYKLPGDHPPGVYWYHPHHHGTVADQLFAGLCGAIIVEDPVPIDTSAERVLVITDTTVDALGNISAVSAMERMMGREGELVLVNGQITPHFSARPGQRERWRIINACVARFLRLRLDGQQLRLLGVDVGGQQPEDVDDVLLAPGNRADLLVTTTQGDAVLRAFPYNRGSMAGMMGRGPGPRTPQDTTGGIALATLRVSGEPAALPTEIQVQERLGDLRSAPVAARRQLVMATGMGMGMGAGMMGFTIDGRGFDESRTDTTVAAGSVEEWTIVNDSPMDHPFHLHVWPMQVIEEDGRETGPARWRDVVNVPANGRVKVRVAFRDFPGRSVYHCHILDHEDLGMMGVIEVR, encoded by the coding sequence GTGCGTCCCATCAGTCGCCGGCAGGCGCTCCTGCTGGGAGGCCTGGGGGTTGCCAGTACTGCGGCGGGCGGCGCCGGCCTGCTCTGGATCATCAATGGCAGTGACCTGGTGGCCGGCCGGGACGTGCCGGCCGGGGGCGGCGAGCTTGCCCAGCCGCCGGAACAGCGGAGTTCGGCAGGGCAGCTGGAGGTCCGGCTGGAGGCCGCTCCGGGACTGGTGGCGCTGGCGGGCCGGCAGGTCTCGGCCCTCGGCTACAACGGGAGCATCCCTGGCCCTACCCTCCGGATCAAGGCCGGGGACACCCTGAAAATCGCCCTCGCCAACAGGCTGCCCCAGGTCACCAACCTGCATCTGCACGGCCTGCATGTATCGCCGGAAGGCAAGGGGGACAACGTGTTTGTCGCCGTGGAGCCGGGTGCCTCGTTCGACTACGAATACAAGCTCCCCGGGGACCACCCACCGGGCGTGTACTGGTACCACCCGCACCATCACGGCACGGTGGCGGATCAGCTCTTTGCGGGCCTCTGCGGAGCCATCATCGTCGAGGACCCCGTGCCCATCGACACCAGCGCGGAGCGGGTCCTGGTCATCACGGACACCACGGTGGACGCGCTGGGGAACATCAGCGCGGTTTCGGCCATGGAACGGATGATGGGCCGGGAAGGCGAACTGGTCCTGGTCAACGGCCAAATCACCCCGCACTTCAGTGCCCGCCCCGGACAACGGGAACGCTGGCGGATCATCAATGCCTGCGTGGCCCGCTTTCTCCGGTTGCGCCTCGACGGGCAGCAGCTGCGGCTCCTGGGTGTCGACGTCGGCGGCCAGCAGCCGGAGGATGTGGACGACGTGTTGCTCGCCCCCGGCAACCGCGCAGACCTCCTGGTCACCACGACGCAAGGCGATGCAGTCCTGCGCGCCTTCCCCTACAACCGCGGAAGCATGGCTGGAATGATGGGGCGCGGCCCCGGCCCACGCACCCCACAGGACACAACTGGGGGCATCGCGCTCGCTACCCTCCGCGTCTCGGGGGAACCCGCTGCCCTCCCGACGGAAATCCAGGTGCAGGAAAGGCTCGGCGACCTGCGGTCGGCTCCGGTGGCCGCCCGCAGACAGCTGGTTATGGCCACGGGAATGGGAATGGGCATGGGCGCCGGGATGATGGGATTCACCATCGACGGGCGCGGTTTTGACGAGTCCAGGACCGACACCACGGTGGCAGCCGGGAGTGTGGAGGAATGGACCATCGTCAATGACAGTCCCATGGACCACCCCTTCCACCTGCATGTGTGGCCGATGCAGGTTATCGAGGAAGACGGCCGGGAGACCGGCCCTGCCCGCTGGCGGGATGTGGTGAACGTACCTGCCAACGGGAGGGTCAAAGTCAGGGTGGC
- a CDS encoding potassium channel family protein → MAKDRFARKTGRGAQADSVAVIGLGRFGGSLALELEAQGTEVLGIDASEDVVQSYNGRLTHVVRADSTKEEVLRQLSVHEFDRAVVGIGSDLEASILTTSRLLTFERPEIWAKAISEPHAEILGQLGVQHVIRPEHDMGKRVAHLVRGSIMDYVEFEDDFVMIRTRPPGPARDRPLGVLGLRDQYGITIVAVKRPHGTWQHTTAQTVLYDDDEIIAQGPKNLAEGFSTLG, encoded by the coding sequence TTGGCTAAGGACAGGTTCGCCCGCAAGACAGGACGGGGCGCGCAGGCGGACTCGGTGGCCGTCATCGGCCTGGGTCGCTTTGGCGGTTCCCTCGCTCTGGAGCTGGAGGCACAGGGCACCGAGGTGCTGGGCATCGACGCCAGCGAGGACGTGGTGCAGTCCTATAACGGGCGGCTCACGCACGTGGTCCGTGCGGACTCCACCAAGGAGGAAGTGCTGCGCCAGCTCTCCGTCCACGAATTCGACCGTGCGGTGGTGGGCATCGGCTCGGACCTGGAGGCCAGCATCCTCACCACGTCCCGGCTGCTCACGTTCGAGCGGCCGGAGATCTGGGCCAAGGCCATCAGCGAACCGCACGCGGAAATCCTGGGGCAGCTCGGCGTGCAGCACGTCATCCGGCCCGAGCACGACATGGGCAAGCGCGTGGCACACCTGGTCCGCGGATCAATCATGGACTATGTGGAATTCGAGGATGACTTCGTGATGATCCGCACCCGGCCGCCGGGGCCGGCCAGGGACCGGCCGCTGGGCGTGCTGGGTCTGCGGGACCAGTATGGCATCACGATTGTGGCGGTGAAGCGGCCGCACGGCACGTGGCAGCACACCACTGCGCAGACGGTTCTTTATGACGACGACGAGATCATCGCCCAGGGGCCGAAGAACCTTGCCGAGGGGTTCAGCACGCTGGGCTGA
- a CDS encoding ArsR/SmtB family transcription factor, giving the protein MSSEPLEQSRPAPDAPSLIHPVIPGPELLETASATLRMLAEPTRLHLLWQLSEGPKTVTELTAAASVPRTVVSQHLAKLRLSGLVDTRKDGRHVIYSLHDGHLVRLIRETINHADHRITGEPSHG; this is encoded by the coding sequence GTGAGCAGCGAGCCACTCGAACAGTCCCGCCCCGCGCCTGACGCCCCCTCCCTGATCCATCCGGTAATCCCAGGTCCGGAACTGCTGGAAACAGCCTCGGCAACTCTGCGGATGCTCGCCGAACCCACACGCCTGCACCTGTTGTGGCAACTGTCCGAAGGCCCGAAGACCGTCACGGAGCTCACCGCCGCAGCCTCGGTGCCCCGGACGGTGGTCAGCCAGCACCTGGCAAAACTCCGCCTGAGCGGGCTGGTGGACACGCGCAAGGATGGCCGGCACGTGATCTACTCACTTCACGACGGGCACCTGGTGCGGCTCATCCGGGAAACCATCAACCACGCGGACCACCGCATCACCGGTGAGCCCAGCCACGGCTAG
- a CDS encoding DUF2254 domain-containing protein — protein MTGRGAQWTDFWRTQLWPLPALAVAFAVVLGTALPALDAAVDGQLPESISVFLFSGGPEAARSVLQAISGSLITVTSLTFSLTVVTLQLASSQFSPRLLRTFSSDRFVHVTLALFLAAFAFALTVLRTVRGEGSGSTAFVPEISVTVAFVLAIASVLGLVLFLAHLTREIRVETMMRRVNLEAQETIDRVFPEDRPGPGPEPATAPGLFRIHASSSGFLTSLDKDGLVRAAREAGAVVRVDREPGSSLVEGVPFATAWPASPGAEFTPSVREELAEAVNAAVATGFERTNVQDVGFGFRQLVDVAARALSPGINDPTTAVHVIGHLSALLGRLAQRNLGSEHLNDGDGQLRVVIALPGLQDLLDMSMNQIRQYGAADAAVAGRLLLLLQELTWCDRKGRYRREIREHLLRLRSAIQAASFSAAEQRSLLEQADYVENLQHDF, from the coding sequence ATGACAGGGCGGGGAGCGCAGTGGACGGACTTCTGGCGGACGCAGCTTTGGCCACTTCCGGCTTTGGCGGTAGCTTTCGCAGTGGTCTTGGGTACAGCGCTGCCGGCGCTGGATGCCGCGGTAGACGGCCAATTGCCCGAAAGCATCAGTGTTTTCCTTTTCAGCGGCGGCCCGGAGGCGGCCAGGTCAGTCCTGCAGGCCATCTCAGGCTCCCTTATCACGGTGACCTCGCTGACCTTTTCGCTCACCGTGGTGACGTTGCAGCTGGCCAGCAGCCAATTCTCGCCTCGTCTGCTCCGGACGTTCAGCTCCGACCGGTTCGTCCACGTCACACTTGCCCTGTTTCTGGCGGCGTTCGCTTTTGCGCTGACCGTCCTGCGCACCGTCCGCGGCGAAGGCAGTGGAAGTACGGCGTTCGTACCTGAAATTTCGGTGACCGTCGCGTTCGTTCTGGCAATAGCAAGCGTGCTCGGGCTGGTGCTGTTCCTGGCGCACCTCACCAGGGAGATCCGCGTGGAAACCATGATGCGCAGGGTCAACCTTGAAGCCCAGGAGACCATAGACCGCGTTTTCCCCGAGGACCGCCCTGGACCGGGACCTGAACCAGCCACAGCCCCCGGTCTTTTCCGTATCCATGCTTCAAGCTCGGGATTCCTGACGTCCTTGGACAAGGACGGGCTGGTCAGGGCGGCAAGGGAAGCGGGTGCTGTGGTACGCGTCGACCGGGAGCCGGGCAGCTCCCTGGTCGAGGGTGTTCCCTTTGCCACCGCCTGGCCGGCATCGCCGGGAGCGGAGTTCACTCCGTCAGTCCGGGAAGAGCTTGCGGAAGCCGTGAATGCCGCAGTGGCCACCGGCTTTGAGCGCACGAATGTCCAGGACGTGGGGTTCGGATTCCGGCAGCTGGTGGACGTGGCGGCACGGGCATTATCCCCGGGTATAAACGACCCCACCACTGCAGTGCACGTGATCGGGCACCTCTCAGCCCTCCTGGGCAGGCTGGCACAGAGAAACCTGGGATCAGAACACCTTAACGACGGCGACGGGCAGCTGAGGGTGGTGATTGCGCTTCCCGGGCTCCAAGACCTCTTGGACATGTCGATGAACCAGATCCGGCAGTATGGGGCGGCGGACGCGGCCGTTGCGGGCCGCCTTCTGCTTCTGCTGCAGGAACTCACGTGGTGCGACCGGAAGGGCAGGTACCGAAGGGAGATCCGGGAACACCTGCTCCGCCTGCGCAGTGCCATTCAAGCCGCCAGCTTTTCCGCCGCTGAACAGCGGAGCCTGTTGGAGCAGGCAGACTACGTGGAGAACCTGCAGCACGATTTCTGA
- a CDS encoding flavodoxin family protein — protein sequence MADLTALALICSLNPSPAPSSSELMARHVLDELATHGVSGTSLRVADHDVKPGVQVDMGDGDEWPGIREKILAADILVLATPIWMGHPSSITQRVLERLDADLAETDDAGRPVMYGKVAVVAVVGNEDGAHKTIADTQQGLNDVGFTLPAQGATYWVGEAMQTVDYKDLDKVPEKVAATTAGAARNAAHLAGQLKAAQYPAG from the coding sequence ATGGCTGACCTCACCGCACTTGCCCTGATCTGCTCCCTCAACCCCTCGCCCGCACCGTCCAGCAGCGAACTCATGGCTCGCCACGTGCTGGATGAACTGGCAACCCACGGCGTGAGCGGGACGTCCCTGCGGGTGGCGGACCACGACGTCAAGCCCGGAGTACAGGTGGACATGGGCGACGGCGACGAGTGGCCCGGGATCCGCGAAAAGATCCTGGCCGCGGACATCCTGGTGCTCGCGACGCCCATCTGGATGGGCCACCCCAGCAGCATCACCCAGCGGGTCCTGGAACGCCTCGACGCGGACCTCGCCGAAACGGACGACGCCGGCCGTCCGGTCATGTACGGGAAGGTGGCGGTTGTTGCGGTGGTGGGCAACGAGGACGGCGCCCACAAGACCATCGCCGACACGCAGCAAGGGCTGAACGACGTCGGCTTCACCCTCCCGGCCCAGGGCGCCACCTACTGGGTGGGCGAGGCCATGCAGACTGTTGACTACAAGGACCTGGACAAGGTCCCCGAGAAGGTGGCCGCCACCACCGCCGGTGCCGCACGCAACGCGGCGCACCTGGCCGGGCAGCTCAAGGCCGCCCAGTACCCGGCGGGCTAG